One genomic window of Arvicola amphibius chromosome 4, mArvAmp1.2, whole genome shotgun sequence includes the following:
- the Xkr5 gene encoding XK-related protein 5 has product MYAGLLGLSALLQAAEQSARLCTIVYHFSTGHLLWGWLALSLLLPGILVQALSYLWFRADGHQGHWWLVSLHLLQLGVWKRHWDSVAAALWKGREAPCSGQLHLQEADLSALRLLEALLQTGPHLLLQVYVFLASDFTDVVPGISALLSWSSLSWALVSYSHFLGVMKPGHRRMLWAALLCQHFWRMGMLGARVLSLVLFCRVYRVWVLVVGGAHWLVMSFWLVAQQSDIVESTCHWRLFNLLVGAVYILCYINFWDSPSRSRMASFYLVMLLENSILLLLATDFLQGAPRTSLWTVAGVSSGFLIGSVSLVLYYTLLHPKASDIQQSLQRRCCGPIENDKAESEASPRAVVPTGERSESSGWCQEESYELTSLDKASSPEQSTTEVGLGNRRSGEYSFFSHHHWLLVKLALKTGSVSKINAVLGGDSRGYSCSPVLGSSQHCNLQRKPLFSQKDLPSSPCDPLTLEKGSEFAGAPKAEMESLETSSFVSFASEHEDNSTTQKPPAPQEEDNPKDGTEADLEAQGKDADGPLKGEEGQASTTLYFSATMERTTPSYQKGSPVAMQASHSGTLRESRPVQPASPRAVTKPFPVTMANISPIPGRNFCPSAGLPGRAPDSSECEEWREPAKDLSTQRLLPGTSLRPAEEPRFTSTPKSESIQRDHSCRDRRKQEASFFI; this is encoded by the exons ATGTACGCGGGGCTCCTGGGACTCTCTGCCCTGCTGCAAGCGGCCGAGCAAAGTGCGC GTCTCTGCACGATTGTTTACCATTTCTCCACAGGTCACCTCCTCTGGGGGTGGCtggccctttctcttctcctgccCGGCATCCTGGTCCAGGCCCTGAGCTATCTGTGGTTCCGCGCAGATGGGCATCAGGGTCACTGGTGGCTGGTGTCGCTGCATCTCCTGCAGCTTGGCGTCTGGAAGCG GCACTGGGACTCTGTGGCAGCCGCTCtgtggaaaggaagggaggctCCCTGCTCGGGACAGCTGCACCTGCAGGAGGCTGACCTGTCGGCGCTCCGGCTCCTGGAGGCTCTGCTCCAGACAGGGCCCCACCTGCTGCTCCAGGTGTATGTGTTCCTAGCCTCTGACTTCACAGATGTTGTGCCAG GGATCAGTGCCTTACTTTCCTGGTCGTCACTGTCCTGGGCCCTTGTGTCATACAGCCATTTCCTGGGCGTCATGAAGCCAGGCCACCGCAGGATGCTATGGGCTGCCCTCCTGTGCCAGCACTTCTGGAGGATGGGCATGTTGGGAGCCCGTGTGCTGAGCCTGGTTCTGTTCTGCAGGGTTTACCGTGTTTGGGTCTTAGTGGTTGGAG GTGCTCATTGGCTGGTGATGTCCTTCTGGCTCGTAGCCCAGCAAAGCGACATTGTGGAGAGCACCTGCCACTGGAGGCTCTTCAACCTGCTGGTGGGGGCCGTGTACATCCTCTGCTATATCAACTTCTGGGACAGCCCTTCCAGGAGCAGGATGGCCAGCTTCTACTTG GTCATGCTGCTGGAGAACTCCATCCTCTTGCTATTGGCCACTGACTTCCTGCAGGGGGCACCACGGACCAGCCTATGGACTGTGGCGGGAGTCTCGTCTGGATTTCTGATTG GCAGTGTCTCGCTGGTTCTTTATTATACCTTGCTACATCCAAAAGCTTCAGACATCCAGCAGAGCCTCCAGAGGAGATGTTGTGGCCCCATAGAGAATGACAAAGCTGAATCAGAGGCTTCTCCCAGGGCCGTGGTTCCAACAGGGGAGAGATCAGAGAGCTCAGGCTGGTGCCAAGAGGAAAGCTATGAGCTAACCAGTCTAGATAAGGCCTCCAGCCCAGAGCAGAGTACAACAGAGGTAGGGCTGGGGAATCGGAGATCCGGGGAGTATTCCTTCTTtagccaccaccactggctgtTGGTGAAACTTGCTCTCAAGACAGGAAGTGTATCTAAGATCAACGCAGTCCTTGGAGGTGACAGCCGTGGCTACTCCTGTTCCCCTGTATTGGGGTCGAGTCAACACTGTAATCTGCAGAGGAAGCCCCTGTTTTCCCAGAAAGATCTCCCATCCTCTCCTTGTGACCCTTTGACCTTGGAGAAAGGCTCTGAGTTCGCAGGTGCTCCGAAAGCAGAGATGGAGTCACTGGAAACTTCAAGTTTTGTCTCCTTTGCCAGCGAGCATGAGGACAACTCAACCACCCAGAAACCACCAGCTCCACAGGAGGAAGACAACCCGAAGGATGGGACTGAGGCTGACCTGGAAGCCCAGGGGAAGGATGCGGATGGGCCtctgaaaggggaggaaggacagGCAAGCACAACACTGTACTTCAGTGCCACCATGGAAAGGACCACGCCCTCCTACCAAAAAGGCAGCCCAGTGGCCATGCAGGCATCCCACTCCGGGACACTGAGAGAGAGCAGGCCTGTGCAGCCTGCTTCGCCCCGGGCAGTCACTAAGCCCTTTCCTGTCACCATGGCCAACATTAGTCCCATTCCTGGCAGAAACTTCTGCCCCAGTGCAGGCCTCCCTGGGCGAGCCCCAGATAGCTCAGAGTGTGAGGAGTGGAGGGAGCCTGCCAAGGACCTAAGTACACAGAGGTTATTGCCAGGGACAAGCCTGAGACCTGCTGAAGAGCCACGATTCACATCGACCCCTAAGTCTGAGTCTATCCAGAGGGACCATagctgcagagacaggaggaaacaggaagcgAGTTTCTTCATCTGA